The sequence below is a genomic window from Glycine max cultivar Williams 82 chromosome 20, Glycine_max_v4.0, whole genome shotgun sequence.
TCATCAGTGTAGAAAAGAGAGCCTGATATTTAAATTGAATGCATCTAGAATGCAAAATTTCTTAATGGATATCACAAAGAAAGACACCTGAAATTGAGGGAGAAATAGTTTGATCAAAAGAATAACTATAATGTTGAAGAATGTTCAACACATAAATCAAATGATTACCTCAGATTCTTGCCAAATTGGTATCCGCCCAGAGCTTATATGTACCTCTGTATTTGAGAAGTGACATTGCTTATTAAGTTTTATAGAATTATTGTTCCTGACGCTATTATTATCTTCATAATCTGAACTATCCAAGATCATTTCTGCAGCTTCCAGTCCACCAACAGTATTCCCCAATATGCACACTTCTTTTTCTGGCCAATCATATCTCCTACAGACATCCCACCATTGAACAGGTTCAACCTTCACACGCAAATCTTCTTCTTGTATCTGTGCTGAAGGAACTAGGGCTGTTCTTGAAACAGTTTCACTTGACTCTGCCGCCAATGGTGGTAGTAGTTTATATTGGATTAAATGACCAGAAGGGGTATAAACTAATAAGTGCTCCATGGCATGATTTTTTAAGTATGAATTGTGTGAATCATGAGGAATGGAACTGTGAAAGACAGCAGAAACAGCACCAGATGGAATTGAGACTTTCCCTGCTGCAGAAGACGCAGCATTACTAACCGTATTGAGCCATCCagcattactattttttattcggCTAACCACAGAAAGAACAACAGGAGGTGGGGGTGTCAGGCACAACTGCTGCTGGTTTACTGGGAAATGTGGAGTGAACCACCATGGTAGAGGAAAAATTGGCAAAAGAGCAGGCCCATCAGTGTCTTGATCGTGCATCTTAAGAACTGTCTCACCACCAAATGGGGCAAGAACAAAAATATGGCAAGTTCCCTTGGAGGAAATGATGGCAACCCACTGACTGTAATGGCTAAAACAAATATCTTGTATTACCTGTATAATATACACAATTAAGTAACACCCTTCTCAAGCATATAAGCAgaagtatttaattttgatatcctGTTATTTACACTATCATCCAAACATATACTGTCAAATCAGTAAAGAACTTTGAACCTAGGAAGTTTAACTCTTTCAATGATGTGTCAACACATCATTAGCTGGTAGTATAAAAGGATTTACACTAACAGTTGATCAAATCTGGGCACTAAACATAAAAGGCATTAAAGAAACACTGAGAATAGAAGCATACAGCAGATGTCATGCCACGGTGGAGCTTGTAAAGGTGCACATGTGAATAGTTCCAATCACTGCTTTGGGAACCTGATCCATTCCTTGAGCAGGATGGCATAATtcgaaatatattaatattgttgcCATGAATTGAGGCTGTAACTAAAAGTGTCCCACTTGGGTCAAAACATAAGGCAGATATTGGACTAGTATGAGCCCTAAATTGTGCCACAACAGCTCTAGAAACAAAATCCTTGACAACAACCTGCAACAAATGAGTAGTACTAGTCAACAAGCATATAGAATGATTACTTTCCTGTTTCAACTGACATAAAACAATGATTAAAAGAAGAGCGAGGAAAGAGAAGAGACTACAGCAAAATACTTGGTGCTATTAACTACCTTAGAAAATTCTTCTTCTATGGCTAAGCTGAACCAATAGATGGTCTCAATCAAATTGTAATACAGATGCCAATATTactttaagaaagaaaatatctaGTCAGGGTCCAGCACATTGCAAACTAAAATCAGACTATAACATGCCAAGTTATTTCCAGAATACTCACCATCCCAGCTGGATCTGTTTCTGTAGAATTTAATGCAAATCGAGTAACTTTCCAACTCGAGTTTGAAGATACAGGAGAACTGGATCCATCAGGTGTTAGATCTTGATAGTATTTAGACAATGTTTTGTATCCCATATCAC
It includes:
- the LOC100776558 gene encoding autophagy-related protein 18h codes for the protein MKNLSKDKGCSRSKSSNGFVPSSFKFISSCIKTASSGVRSAGASVAASISGDGHDRRDQMLWACFDRLELSPSSFKHVLLLSYSNGFQVLDVEDASNVRELVSKRDDPVSFLQMQPIPAISEGCEGFRASHPLLLVVACDKSKIPGKMLNVRDGHNEAQAENIVSSATAVRFYSLRSHTYVHALRFRSTVYMVRCSPRIVAVGLATQIYCFDALTLENKFSVLTYPVPQLGGQGMIGVNIGYGPMAVGPRWLAYASNSPLLSNTGRLSPQSLTPPAVSPSTSPSSGNLVARYAMESSKHLAAGLINLSDMGYKTLSKYYQDLTPDGSSSPVSSNSSWKVTRFALNSTETDPAGMVVVKDFVSRAVVAQFRAHTSPISALCFDPSGTLLVTASIHGNNINIFRIMPSCSRNGSGSQSSDWNYSHVHLYKLHRGMTSAVIQDICFSHYSQWVAIISSKGTCHIFVLAPFGGETVLKMHDQDTDGPALLPIFPLPWWFTPHFPVNQQQLCLTPPPPVVLSVVSRIKNSNAGWLNTVSNAASSAAGKVSIPSGAVSAVFHSSIPHDSHNSYLKNHAMEHLLVYTPSGHLIQYKLLPPLAAESSETVSRTALVPSAQIQEEDLRVKVEPVQWWDVCRRYDWPEKEVCILGNTVGGLEAAEMILDSSDYEDNNSVRNNNSIKLNKQCHFSNTEVHISSGRIPIWQESEVSFFVISIKKFCILDAFNLNIRLSFLH